A portion of the Armatimonadota bacterium genome contains these proteins:
- a CDS encoding DNA alkylation repair protein produces the protein MTVDQVMAELKSLGNEQVFKINAKNGAGDNQFGVKLGDLRTLAKKIKTDRALADQLWATGNLEARFLAILILKPKDVSAGELDKMVRSVDYGHLADWLTNYVVKNHSEKENLRLKWMADNHPTAGRAGWSLTTERVAKTPEGIDIGALLDRIEREMKDAPELARWTMNFCLIEIGIHHPAHRDRAIAIGEKLGAYRDYPTPKGCTSPFAPIAITELVRRQG, from the coding sequence ATGACTGTTGATCAAGTAATGGCCGAGCTGAAATCGCTCGGAAACGAACAGGTCTTTAAGATAAACGCCAAGAACGGCGCGGGCGACAACCAGTTTGGCGTCAAATTGGGCGACCTTCGCACGCTGGCAAAGAAGATCAAGACCGATCGCGCCCTCGCAGATCAACTTTGGGCTACCGGCAATCTCGAGGCTCGCTTCTTGGCGATTCTGATTCTAAAACCTAAGGACGTCTCTGCGGGCGAGTTGGACAAAATGGTGCGCTCTGTGGACTATGGCCACCTGGCCGACTGGCTGACCAACTACGTGGTCAAGAATCACTCGGAAAAGGAAAACCTGCGCCTCAAATGGATGGCCGACAATCACCCAACGGCCGGACGCGCAGGCTGGAGCCTGACGACCGAGCGCGTTGCTAAAACTCCCGAAGGGATCGACATCGGGGCGCTCCTCGACCGCATCGAACGCGAAATGAAGGATGCGCCCGAACTTGCTCGCTGGACGATGAACTTCTGTCTTATCGAGATCGGCATCCATCACCCCGCGCACCGAGATCGCGCCATCGCGATTGGCGAAAAACTCGGTGCCTATCGCGACTATCCAACGCCAAAGGGCTGCACCTCCCCCTTTGCCCCTATTGCGATCACCGAACTCGTCCGAAGGCAGGGGTAA
- a CDS encoding DinB family protein — protein sequence MIEYQSIVDSLEFNYLDADRALDGVEPSHLHVRINPQTLSISEQVAHIAYCEALGVFGFLDERSQDEWPVESRLLQPTFWYPPEMLNSPIHNDLATMELSAIQSEWQNVHRSVVARLRELEQTVDAPMPKAWAPDKTVGGHLRYLSYHVAYHVGQIYLMRHLLGETTPEQT from the coding sequence ATGATCGAATACCAGTCCATTGTCGATTCGCTGGAGTTCAACTATCTGGACGCCGATCGCGCCTTAGACGGCGTAGAACCCTCGCACCTGCACGTTCGGATCAACCCCCAAACTCTCTCTATCAGCGAGCAGGTCGCCCACATCGCCTATTGCGAGGCATTGGGGGTTTTCGGCTTCCTGGACGAGCGCAGCCAAGACGAATGGCCGGTAGAAAGCCGACTGTTACAACCGACCTTTTGGTACCCGCCAGAGATGCTGAACAGCCCTATACACAACGATTTAGCGACGATGGAGCTGAGCGCGATCCAATCCGAGTGGCAAAACGTTCATCGAAGCGTCGTTGCGCGCTTGAGAGAATTGGAGCAAACGGTCGATGCTCCAATGCCCAAAGCTTGGGCGCCCGACAAAACGGTTGGAGGACACCTGCGTTATCTGTCGTATCATGTGGCCTATCATGTCGGACAGATATACTTGATGCGACATCTGCTAGGCGAAACCACGCCAGAACAAACTTAA
- a CDS encoding type II secretion system protein produces the protein MSARKGFTLVELLTVIAIIGILAALLFPVFNSARRKGRQAVCTSNLRQIGLSMEMYANDHDEQYPYAVDPTDKFTPQIWNDFPQWRIRIMDMPMLHEVLQPYQKSRDIWRCPADIGYKLQDFTSEPFNAMPTSYERFGSSYLLRTEVIFRELRVGQFDRAAEVNLLFDANGAWHGDRILGLIENPSDPGFRYNCLYADLHLKNITYDQMWQAWSTPL, from the coding sequence GTGAGCGCGCGCAAAGGGTTCACCCTGGTCGAACTGCTGACCGTCATCGCCATCATCGGCATTCTGGCGGCGCTGCTCTTCCCTGTTTTCAACTCCGCCCGCCGCAAGGGACGCCAGGCCGTCTGCACCTCCAACCTGCGACAAATCGGCCTATCGATGGAGATGTACGCCAACGATCACGACGAGCAATACCCCTACGCCGTCGATCCCACCGATAAATTCACGCCCCAAATCTGGAACGACTTTCCGCAATGGCGCATCCGCATCATGGACATGCCCATGCTGCACGAAGTCCTCCAACCCTACCAAAAGAGCCGCGATATCTGGCGCTGCCCCGCCGATATCGGCTATAAGCTGCAAGACTTTACCAGCGAACCCTTCAACGCCATGCCGACCTCTTACGAGCGGTTTGGCAGCAGCTACCTCCTCCGCACCGAGGTGATCTTCCGCGAACTCCGCGTCGGTCAGTTCGACCGCGCAGCCGAAGTTAATCTCCTGTTCGACGCCAACGGCGCATGGCACGGCGACCGCATCCTCGGCCTCATAGAAAACCCCTCCGATCCGGGCTTCCGATACAACTGCCTCTATGCCGATCTGCATCTCAAAAATATCACCTACGACCAAATGTGGCAGGCTTGGAGCACGCCTCTGTGA
- a CDS encoding DinB family protein, with translation MESVKEYIARRIQESSKMYVEDLEAMSHEQLSHCPNQTCRSGYDFTYETLYVNQRIATRLRGEDPGPWPTTEGFMRAPEEFRHRDRLISEFRSASDAVLSAWQALPEDKLYETIELPQGKTSPMEMINIVATHLSYHDGQLNYIQTLHNDAEVHWKFD, from the coding sequence ATGGAATCCGTCAAAGAATACATTGCCCGTCGCATTCAAGAATCTTCAAAGATGTACGTGGAAGATCTGGAAGCCATGTCTCACGAACAACTTTCGCACTGTCCTAACCAAACATGCCGATCCGGTTACGACTTCACCTACGAGACCCTCTATGTGAACCAGCGCATCGCCACGCGCCTAAGAGGCGAAGACCCTGGCCCGTGGCCGACGACCGAGGGCTTTATGAGAGCGCCCGAAGAGTTTCGCCATCGCGACCGGCTGATCTCGGAGTTTCGCTCTGCGAGCGATGCGGTGCTTTCCGCATGGCAAGCTCTGCCAGAAGATAAATTGTACGAAACGATCGAACTTCCCCAAGGCAAAACCTCGCCCATGGAGATGATCAACATCGTTGCGACCCATCTGTCCTACCACGATGGGCAGCTGAACTACATCCAAACGCTCCACAACGACGCCGAGGTCCATTGGAAGTTCGATTAG
- a CDS encoding UMP kinase — protein sequence MNDNGRPPRWRRILLKLSGEAFAGSNSVGLDTDAINFLAQEVADVHRAGCQVAVVVGGGNIVRGSSFSKTGIDHATADQMGMLATVINAIALQGALERLEIETRVQSAIAMHMVAEPFIRRRAVRHLEKGRVVILGAGTGNPHFTTDTAAALRAVELHCDALLKATNVDGVYDSDPKSNPNAVKYSAISYQDALDQRLGVMDLTAFTMSMNHNLPVVVFNARERGNALRVVMGEPIGTVVGAIS from the coding sequence GTGAACGACAACGGCAGGCCTCCCCGGTGGCGCAGAATCCTGCTCAAACTGAGCGGCGAGGCCTTTGCCGGCTCAAACAGTGTCGGCTTGGACACGGATGCGATCAACTTTCTGGCGCAAGAAGTCGCCGACGTCCACCGAGCGGGATGCCAAGTCGCGGTCGTTGTGGGCGGCGGAAACATCGTACGCGGGAGCTCCTTCAGCAAGACCGGAATCGACCACGCCACCGCCGACCAAATGGGAATGCTGGCAACGGTCATCAATGCCATCGCCCTTCAAGGCGCTCTTGAGCGTCTCGAAATCGAAACCCGCGTGCAAAGCGCCATCGCCATGCACATGGTCGCCGAGCCGTTCATCCGCCGCCGAGCCGTGAGACACCTCGAAAAAGGCCGAGTCGTCATCCTCGGTGCCGGTACCGGCAATCCGCACTTTACAACCGATACAGCCGCGGCGCTGAGAGCAGTCGAACTCCATTGCGACGCCTTGCTGAAGGCCACCAATGTCGATGGCGTCTACGATTCCGACCCAAAATCAAACCCAAACGCAGTCAAATACTCAGCCATTAGCTATCAAGACGCGCTCGACCAGCGACTAGGCGTAATGGACCTGACAGCATTCACCATGAGCATGAACCACAATCTGCCGGTCGTCGTCTTCAACGCCCGCGAACGTGGCAACGCCCTCCGAGTGGTCATGGGCGAGCCGATCGGCACCGTCGTCGGCGCGATAAGCTAA
- the gyrA gene encoding DNA gyrase subunit A codes for MSSEIGRDVILMSIEEEMKRSYMDYAMSVIVARALPDVRDGLKPVQRRILFAMKELGLTPDNPHTKCAKVCGQTQSDFHPHGTEVIYPTLARMAQDFAMRYVLVDGQGNFGSVDGDPPAAMRYTECRMAPISSEMLADIDKDTVDWVPNYLQEREEPTVFPTKFPNLLCNGCQGIAVGMATNIPPHNLTEVVDGTIYRLENPDCDLNDLMKFIPGPDFPTAGLILGTRGIRQAYESGRGSIVMQAKTQIEPMDGGKSAIVVTELPYQVNKQRLVEQIAELVKQKKVDGITDLNDYTDRTGMRVVIECRRDVQPNRILNFLLKHTSLRTTFGANMLALVNGVPRVLSLIDLIDNFVSHRKIVIRRRTLFELFRAKSRAHVLEGLQIAMRFLDEIIALIRAAESAEVARRQMMTRFGLTMIQADAILNMQLRQLARLEQQKLEDDYKNLLLEIGRLDYILADEKRIEQILKDELKQVRDKHGDERRTKIMLREADEITDEELIPEEEGLITITRDGYIKRVSFDAYRSQKRGGKGVIAATTKEEDEVSQLFQVSTHHYMLFFTDRGKVYRLKAYEIPEVGRQAKGTPIINYINIDSDEKVTAALAIRDFSGGGYFTFVTRQGEIKRTAKKEFANLRSNGLICFDIEEGDDLLWVIPTSGEDELALITERGMSIRFHEKGVPSRGRPAGGVRGIRLGKDDRVVAAVKVAAKESLLIVCEHGYGKRTPLEEYRIQSRGGKGIITMNVKGKAGLVVGAEVVDNKSRILLITAQSKGIRITMNELRQIGRNTQGVRLINLGSDDRVNAIAKLVLNDEQLEAEMATERSED; via the coding sequence ATGAGTTCGGAAATCGGTCGAGACGTCATCTTAATGTCCATCGAAGAGGAGATGAAGCGCTCCTACATGGATTACGCCATGAGCGTAATCGTTGCACGAGCGCTTCCCGACGTTCGCGATGGGCTAAAGCCGGTCCAACGTCGCATTCTCTTTGCGATGAAGGAGTTGGGTTTGACGCCGGACAACCCGCACACAAAGTGCGCCAAGGTTTGCGGTCAGACTCAGAGCGATTTTCACCCTCACGGCACCGAGGTCATCTATCCCACATTGGCTCGGATGGCGCAGGATTTTGCCATGCGCTACGTGTTGGTGGACGGGCAAGGCAACTTTGGAAGCGTCGATGGCGATCCGCCAGCGGCGATGCGCTATACCGAGTGTCGGATGGCGCCTATTTCGTCCGAGATGCTGGCCGACATCGATAAGGACACGGTCGATTGGGTGCCCAACTATTTGCAGGAGAGAGAAGAGCCGACAGTCTTTCCTACCAAGTTTCCCAACTTGCTGTGCAACGGCTGCCAAGGCATCGCCGTGGGCATGGCAACGAACATTCCGCCGCACAATTTGACCGAGGTGGTGGACGGCACTATCTATCGCCTTGAGAACCCCGATTGCGATCTGAACGATTTGATGAAGTTCATCCCCGGGCCAGATTTTCCGACCGCTGGTTTGATCTTGGGCACGCGCGGCATTCGACAGGCCTACGAATCGGGTCGCGGATCGATTGTGATGCAGGCCAAAACGCAGATCGAACCGATGGACGGCGGCAAGAGCGCGATCGTCGTAACCGAACTGCCATACCAGGTGAACAAGCAGCGGCTGGTGGAGCAGATCGCGGAGTTGGTGAAACAGAAGAAGGTGGACGGCATCACCGATCTGAACGACTATACCGATCGCACGGGGATGCGGGTCGTCATTGAGTGCCGCCGAGATGTGCAGCCGAACCGCATTCTTAACTTTTTGCTGAAGCACACCAGCCTGAGAACGACTTTTGGCGCAAACATGCTGGCACTGGTCAATGGCGTGCCTAGGGTCTTGTCTCTAATCGATCTAATCGACAATTTTGTCAGCCATCGAAAGATTGTTATTCGTCGCCGTACGCTGTTCGAACTCTTTAGAGCAAAGAGCCGCGCGCATGTGTTGGAAGGCTTGCAGATCGCGATGCGCTTTTTGGACGAGATCATTGCGCTCATTCGAGCGGCCGAGTCGGCCGAGGTCGCGCGACGGCAAATGATGACGCGGTTTGGGCTGACCATGATCCAGGCCGATGCGATATTGAACATGCAGCTGCGACAATTGGCTCGGTTGGAGCAGCAGAAGTTGGAGGACGACTACAAGAACTTGTTGCTCGAGATTGGTCGATTGGATTACATTCTGGCCGATGAGAAGCGTATCGAGCAGATATTGAAGGATGAGTTGAAGCAAGTCAGAGACAAGCACGGCGATGAGCGGCGCACGAAGATCATGCTGCGCGAAGCGGACGAGATTACCGATGAGGAGCTGATTCCCGAGGAAGAGGGGTTGATTACGATCACGCGCGACGGCTATATCAAGCGGGTGAGCTTTGACGCCTATCGTTCGCAGAAGCGGGGCGGCAAGGGTGTGATCGCGGCGACCACTAAGGAAGAGGACGAAGTGTCTCAGCTCTTCCAAGTCAGCACTCACCATTACATGCTGTTCTTTACGGATCGGGGGAAGGTGTACCGGCTGAAGGCTTACGAGATTCCGGAGGTCGGGCGTCAGGCGAAAGGTACGCCGATCATCAACTATATCAACATCGATTCCGATGAGAAGGTTACAGCTGCGCTGGCCATTCGGGATTTCAGCGGTGGCGGTTACTTCACCTTTGTAACGCGCCAGGGCGAGATCAAGCGCACGGCTAAGAAGGAGTTTGCAAACCTTCGCAGCAACGGTCTGATCTGTTTCGACATCGAAGAGGGCGACGACTTGCTTTGGGTGATTCCGACCTCGGGCGAGGATGAGCTTGCCCTGATCACTGAGCGCGGGATGTCGATCCGTTTTCACGAGAAGGGCGTCCCTTCGAGAGGTCGGCCTGCGGGCGGCGTGCGCGGCATAAGGCTTGGCAAGGACGATCGGGTGGTAGCGGCGGTTAAGGTGGCGGCCAAAGAGTCGCTGTTGATCGTTTGCGAGCATGGGTATGGCAAGAGGACTCCGCTTGAAGAGTATCGCATTCAAAGCCGGGGCGGCAAGGGCATTATCACCATGAACGTAAAGGGCAAGGCGGGCTTGGTGGTGGGCGCCGAAGTGGTCGATAACAAGTCTCGCATCTTGCTGATCACGGCGCAGTCGAAGGGCATTCGGATCACGATGAACGAGCTTCGGCAGATCGGTCGGAACACTCAAGGCGTGCGGCTGATCAACCTGGGTTCGGACGATCGTGTGAACGCTATAGCGAAACTGGTGCTGAACGACGAGCAGTTAGAGGCTGAGATGGCAACTGAGCGTAGCGAGGATTGA
- a CDS encoding amidohydrolase family protein, with protein MILRASWVVPVSSPPIQNGEVVIEGATIAQIRPASNRAPDFDFHDCAILPGLVNAHAHLELAALVGKTTSSDFFEWIRGLVAAKNELTEEQWNRSVALGCATMLLGGVTTVGDNTDTGRTAIGMAKAGLRGVVYQEAFGLGSTMDDQAILNELEAKIDQHRQTIEQEGATNLIEIGASPHALYTVHDSLFRLILHRAQQRNWKLSIHASESPAEMEWSLHARGSFAQLYQSRGLTWPSPSATPIQYLNSIGALTDRTILAHCVHATEQDLDLIARSGAKIAHCPSSNALLSNGIAPMTTAIQRQSTVSIGLDGAVSCPHQDLFAEARLAMNLQRSLHGPNAPTERDWLKSITLNGAKALGLDHVAGSIEPGKAADLSILRLPPAKGPDIEWAILNLATKRDTRSVMINGDWKATDGEIVQEVAGRLNMPGHR; from the coding sequence GTGATCCTCCGCGCCTCATGGGTCGTGCCCGTCTCCTCGCCACCGATCCAAAACGGCGAAGTCGTGATTGAAGGCGCAACCATTGCACAAATCCGACCCGCCTCCAACCGCGCCCCCGACTTCGACTTTCACGACTGCGCCATCCTCCCCGGTCTGGTGAACGCCCACGCGCACCTCGAACTTGCAGCCCTCGTCGGCAAGACCACCTCCAGCGACTTCTTCGAGTGGATCCGTGGCTTGGTTGCGGCCAAAAACGAACTGACCGAAGAACAGTGGAACCGATCGGTCGCACTCGGATGCGCGACCATGCTCCTGGGCGGAGTAACAACCGTAGGCGATAACACCGATACAGGCCGCACCGCTATAGGTATGGCTAAAGCCGGTCTGCGCGGAGTCGTCTACCAAGAAGCCTTCGGCCTCGGCAGCACAATGGACGACCAAGCCATCCTTAACGAACTCGAAGCCAAAATCGACCAACATCGGCAGACCATCGAACAAGAAGGCGCAACCAACCTGATCGAGATAGGCGCCTCCCCCCATGCCCTCTACACCGTGCACGACAGCCTCTTCCGCCTCATCCTCCACCGCGCCCAACAGCGCAATTGGAAACTCAGCATCCACGCCTCCGAATCCCCAGCGGAGATGGAATGGTCGCTACACGCCCGCGGCTCCTTCGCCCAACTCTACCAATCCAGGGGACTAACTTGGCCATCCCCCAGCGCGACTCCCATCCAATACCTCAATTCCATCGGCGCGCTGACCGACCGCACAATCCTTGCACACTGCGTCCATGCCACCGAGCAAGACCTCGACCTAATCGCTCGATCGGGCGCCAAGATCGCGCATTGCCCATCCTCCAACGCACTGCTCAGCAACGGCATCGCCCCCATGACTACCGCAATCCAACGCCAATCGACCGTCTCTATCGGCCTGGACGGCGCCGTCAGCTGCCCCCATCAAGACCTCTTCGCCGAAGCCCGACTGGCCATGAACCTGCAACGATCCCTCCACGGCCCCAATGCCCCTACCGAACGCGACTGGCTCAAATCCATTACATTGAACGGCGCCAAAGCCCTCGGTCTCGACCACGTCGCAGGCTCCATCGAACCCGGTAAGGCCGCCGACCTCAGCATCCTGCGCCTCCCGCCGGCCAAAGGCCCTGACATCGAATGGGCCATCCTCAACCTGGCGACAAAGCGCGACACAAGAAGCGTGATGATAAACGGAGACTGGAAAGCAACCGACGGAGAGATCGTCCAAGAAGTGGCCGGGCGATTAAACATGCCCGGCCATCGTTAA
- the rpsB gene encoding 30S ribosomal protein S2: protein MAQITMKELLEAGVHFGHHTRRWNPKMKKHIYGARNGIYIIDLHQTMEMFNTAVNFIKETINEGGHILFVGTKKQAQEAIREAAKKSHQYYVTHRWLGGTLTNYKTIQSRIRRLKELERMKNEGEFESLPRKEASKLNKELEKLERNLGGIKDMPGMPAALFLVDLKQEHTAALEARRLQIPTVGIVDTNCDPADVNFPIPGNDDAIRSIRLISGRIADTIVEEKQMEWQDDEIPIELPEIEEEAPLPEDQVAEYGRLFGEDIPTDKPKASKSKAKSIGKDDEEPSAKGVEDEFDLARKFGFADEE, encoded by the coding sequence TTGGCTCAGATCACAATGAAAGAGCTGCTGGAGGCCGGAGTTCACTTCGGACACCACACTCGCCGTTGGAACCCTAAGATGAAGAAGCATATCTACGGGGCGCGCAACGGAATCTACATCATCGATCTCCACCAAACGATGGAGATGTTCAACACAGCGGTCAACTTCATCAAGGAGACGATCAACGAGGGCGGCCACATCCTCTTCGTCGGAACCAAGAAACAGGCCCAAGAAGCGATCAGAGAAGCCGCCAAGAAAAGCCATCAATACTACGTTACGCATCGGTGGCTGGGCGGCACGCTGACCAACTATAAGACGATCCAATCGCGCATTCGCCGACTGAAGGAACTCGAGCGAATGAAGAACGAAGGCGAGTTCGAAAGCCTGCCCCGAAAGGAAGCGTCCAAACTCAACAAGGAGTTGGAAAAACTGGAGAGGAACCTCGGCGGCATCAAGGACATGCCCGGCATGCCCGCAGCCCTCTTCCTCGTCGATCTCAAGCAAGAGCACACAGCGGCGCTAGAAGCCAGAAGGCTCCAAATCCCAACCGTCGGTATCGTTGATACCAACTGCGACCCGGCAGACGTCAACTTCCCCATTCCTGGCAACGACGACGCGATCCGCTCTATTCGACTGATCTCTGGCCGAATCGCCGACACGATCGTCGAAGAAAAACAAATGGAATGGCAGGATGACGAAATACCGATCGAACTGCCCGAAATCGAGGAAGAAGCGCCCTTGCCAGAGGACCAGGTGGCCGAATATGGCCGTCTTTTTGGCGAGGACATCCCGACCGACAAACCCAAAGCAAGCAAATCCAAAGCAAAGTCGATCGGAAAGGACGACGAAGAACCGAGCGCCAAAGGCGTTGAGGACGAGTTCGATCTGGCGCGAAAGTTCGGCTTTGCCGATGAGGAGTGA
- the uppS gene encoding di-trans,poly-cis-decaprenylcistransferase yields MTASVHVAIIMDGNGRWAERQGLPRLVGHANGHKAARRVIQMAPDYNVQYLSLYTFSTENWRRSKEEVDGLMRLIEETAIEELPVMKRNGVRILVSGRMGDLPESLQSTLTRAQQETADNAKITVNLAINYGGRAEIIDAIKKLAQQNIDPNDLTEERFAQALYQPSLPDPDLLIRTAGEMRFSNFLIWQTAYTEVHITETLWPDFDATDLQAALEDYRSRSRKFGGIIVE; encoded by the coding sequence CTGACCGCCTCCGTGCACGTTGCGATCATCATGGATGGCAATGGCCGCTGGGCCGAGCGCCAAGGCTTGCCGCGCCTGGTCGGACACGCCAACGGCCACAAAGCCGCCCGCCGCGTCATCCAAATGGCGCCCGATTACAACGTCCAATACCTTTCGCTCTACACCTTCAGCACCGAAAACTGGAGACGATCTAAAGAAGAAGTAGACGGCCTCATGCGCCTGATCGAAGAAACCGCCATCGAAGAACTCCCCGTGATGAAGCGCAACGGCGTCAGGATCCTCGTCAGCGGACGGATGGGCGACCTGCCCGAATCCCTGCAATCAACCCTCACCCGCGCGCAGCAAGAAACCGCAGACAACGCCAAAATCACCGTCAACCTCGCCATCAACTACGGCGGACGAGCCGAAATCATCGATGCCATCAAAAAACTAGCCCAACAAAACATAGACCCAAACGACCTGACCGAAGAGCGCTTCGCCCAAGCCCTCTATCAACCGTCTCTGCCCGATCCCGATCTCCTCATCCGCACCGCGGGCGAAATGCGCTTCAGCAACTTCCTCATCTGGCAGACCGCCTACACCGAAGTGCACATAACCGAGACCCTTTGGCCCGACTTCGACGCGACCGATCTCCAAGCCGCGCTCGAAGACTACCGATCCCGATCGCGCAAGTTCGGCGGCATCATCGTCGAATGA
- the frr gene encoding ribosome recycling factor — MTAQVEKIVHDAEDRMKHAVEHLKHELGGYRTGRANPALLERIHVDYYGTDTPLHQMANISVPEPRVLAIQPWDRNMLQPIEKAILKSDLGINPSNDGTVIRLNLPQLTEERRKDLIKQVHKRVEEGRVAIRNIRRDAVEHLRALEKQHKIGEDARHTYEEKVQKITKQYEELAEKAQTAKEAELMEV, encoded by the coding sequence ATGACGGCGCAGGTCGAAAAGATCGTTCACGACGCCGAAGACCGTATGAAACACGCCGTCGAACACCTTAAGCACGAATTAGGCGGCTACCGCACAGGAAGAGCCAACCCCGCCCTCCTAGAACGCATTCACGTCGACTACTACGGAACCGACACGCCTCTGCACCAAATGGCCAATATATCCGTGCCCGAACCCCGCGTGCTGGCCATCCAACCCTGGGACCGCAACATGCTCCAACCCATCGAGAAAGCCATCCTCAAGTCCGACCTAGGCATCAACCCCAGCAACGACGGTACAGTCATCCGCCTGAACTTGCCGCAACTGACCGAGGAACGCCGCAAAGACCTCATCAAACAGGTGCACAAGCGCGTGGAAGAAGGCCGCGTAGCCATCCGCAACATCCGACGCGACGCCGTCGAACACCTGCGAGCCCTCGAAAAGCAGCACAAAATCGGCGAAGACGCCCGCCACACCTACGAAGAAAAGGTCCAGAAGATCACCAAACAGTACGAGGAACTGGCCGAAAAAGCCCAGACCGCGAAAGAAGCCGAACTGATGGAGGTCTGA
- the tsf gene encoding translation elongation factor Ts translates to MIKELRDETGAGFMDVKKALEEASGNLDAARTILREKGAVIASKRADREANQGIIATAVSSDGTKGTMIDLRCETDFVARNDDFIALANDMIGKAPGASSVEELLDQASSAAGETIGQALERIMGKIGEKIELKRVVQVGDGSGLVDAYLHHNKKVGVLVHMTGSADSSVLRETAHEVGIQLAAFPAQYLHREDVPQNVIDSELEIETQRAINEGKPAEQAAKIAQGRLEKAFYQANVLIEQPYFRDPSIKIKDLVKKAGEDAKIKQFVRFGVGE, encoded by the coding sequence ATGATAAAGGAGCTCCGAGACGAAACCGGCGCGGGCTTCATGGACGTAAAAAAAGCCCTAGAAGAGGCGAGCGGCAATCTCGATGCCGCGCGCACCATTCTTAGAGAAAAAGGCGCGGTTATCGCTTCTAAACGAGCCGATCGCGAGGCCAACCAAGGCATCATCGCAACCGCCGTATCGAGCGATGGAACCAAGGGCACAATGATCGACCTCCGTTGCGAGACCGACTTCGTGGCGCGGAACGACGACTTCATCGCCCTCGCCAACGACATGATCGGCAAAGCGCCTGGAGCGTCGAGCGTCGAAGAACTGCTCGATCAAGCGTCTAGCGCCGCAGGCGAGACCATCGGCCAAGCGCTCGAGCGCATCATGGGCAAAATCGGAGAAAAGATCGAACTGAAGCGCGTCGTCCAAGTTGGCGACGGTTCAGGACTGGTCGACGCCTACCTCCACCACAACAAAAAGGTCGGCGTGCTCGTCCACATGACCGGCTCTGCCGATAGCAGCGTCCTTAGGGAGACCGCGCACGAAGTCGGCATCCAGCTCGCAGCCTTTCCTGCCCAATATCTCCATCGAGAAGACGTTCCCCAAAACGTCATCGACAGCGAACTCGAAATTGAGACGCAGCGCGCGATCAACGAAGGCAAGCCAGCCGAACAAGCCGCCAAAATCGCGCAAGGTCGATTGGAAAAGGCCTTCTACCAGGCTAATGTCCTGATAGAGCAGCCCTACTTCCGAGACCCTTCCATCAAAATCAAAGACTTGGTCAAGAAGGCCGGCGAAGACGCAAAAATCAAGCAGTTCGTCCGATTTGGCGTCGGAGAGTAA